AGGAGCGAGTGCCCTTGATCGCGAAGTTTGGGCTGACTTCCATGGCAATCCCGAAGAGGTGGTGCCGGAGAGCCGGGAGGGGCTTCGGGTCTTGTTCGGGGCGAAGCCTGAAGAGGATCTTGAGGTGATACCCAAACAGGGGATCCGCGTGCGGAAGAAACCGGTTGGCGAAACCGAGGTGCTTCTCACTGCCAAGCAGCGCCGGGGTCAGGACTACTTCCGTGATGCCGTGCTCAATAACTTCGGCGGGTGTTGTGGAGTGACGGGCATGCCGATCCGTGAGTTCCTCGTGGCATCTCACATTCTGCCGTGGAGAAGCCACCCCGAGGAGCGACTCAACGTGAGGAACGGGCTCTGTCTCTCCCGCTTGCATGATGCCGCCTTTGATCGCGGCTTTATCGCGTTCGACGATGATCTGGGGCTGATGGTGTCCCCGGCGTTGAGTGCGCACTTTCCGCAGCGTGCGGTGGCGGAGAACTTCAAGGCCTATGCGGGAGAGACACTGGCCATCCCAGCGGACGGTGTGCTGCCGGATCCGGCCTTTCTTGCCATGCACCGGAGCTCGATTTTCATCAAGGGTTAGCAAATCGCCGTTCATGGGGCGATAGCAGCATGCCTCCGGAGATGCTTCGACAGACTATGAGTAGCATTCTTTGACCGCTTGCATTCTTCCGGCGCGGCGGTTCATTATGAGATGAAAGCTGTGCCGATTCTGATCCTCGGGCTGACCTCCACGATCTTTGCAAGTTCCTTGGAGGACTTCCGTTGGAAGAAACGGATACTGGTGGTGACGCAGTCAGACGAGTCGATCGGGAAGCAGCTCCGGGAAGGGAAGGCTGGCTTGGCAGAACGCGATGTGGAGATCTTCGTTCTTCAGGGAGAAGCTGGGATTGGCAAGGTCCCCGATAAAGAGCTCGCGACTCAACTCCGCGAGCGCTTTAGGCCGGAGAAGGGAAAGCCAGAAATTATTCTGATCGGTAAAGACGGCAAGACAGTGCTACGATGGGAGGCTGACAAGTTCACCCCCTCTGATCTTTTCGCCAAGGTCGATGCGATGCCGATGAGGAAAGATGAGATGCGAAAGGAGTGAGTTTTCAATTCGACCGGGTGACTCCTTGCATGCCATGCAAGAGGTCGTTGCTTCGGAATGTCAGGGGGATGTAGCTACAAGGGCTCCTTCAGCGGGCCGGAGGCGCCGCGCTCCCGGGCGCTGACGCGTTCCGATGGCTTGAGCCATGCATGCGGATCGTCTGCTTGCGTGTGGGCGATCCGGAGGTAAGGGAGGGCGTATGACGACTTTTGCGGCGGCTTATCAGGGTTCCCTCGCTGCGGATGCGCTGGCGATGCCGGTGCATTGGTACTACAACCGGGAGTGGCTGCGGCGGGATTACGGGGTGGTGGACCGATTCGTGGCGCCGCGGAATCCGCATCCGGAGGGCTACATGCAGAAGCTGCGCTGGGAGCCGCTGAACGAGAAGGCGGACATCATGCACGAGGAGGCGCGCTATGTGGGGCAGAAGGAGATCCATTATCACCAGCACCTGAAGGGCGGGGAGAACACGCTGAACTTCCGGCTGGCGGCGGAGCTTTACCGCTGGGTGATCGATCGCGGGGACTACGATGTGGATGCGTGGCTGGAGCACTACCTGATCCTGATGCTGATGCCGGGTTGGAACAAGGATACCTACATCGAGGAGTGCCACCGGAATTTCTTCGCGAGCTATGCGGAGGGGAAACCGCCGCGGGAATGCGGGGTGGCTGACAAGCACATCGGGGGATTAGCCGCGGTGCCGGCTCTGCTGGCAGCGCTGGAGGTGACGGATCCAAGTCTATCGCTGGAGAGCCTGTGCGGGATCGTGCGGGTGCACGTGGGGCTGACGCATCCGCATGAGGAGACGCTGCGGGCGGCGGTGACGCTGGTGAAGGTGCTGTATGCGATCAAGAGGGGAGCGAGCGTGCGGGAGGCGATCCGGCTGGAGGCGGCGGATTGGTTGAGGGCGGAGGAGATCGAGGGGTGGATCGCGGCGGGGGAGGAGGACAACCATGTGGTGGGGGAGCGGTTCAGCTCGGCGTGCTATGTGGAGGATTCGGTGCCTTCCTCGCTGTATCTGGCGTGGAAGTATCATGATGATTTCAAGGCGGGGCTGGTGGCGAACGCGATGGCGGGGGGGGACAATTGCCATCGGGGGGCGTTTGTGGGGAGTGTGTTGGCGGCGGGGTGTGGGGGAAGTTTGCTAGATTTCAGTGTTCAGTTTTCAGGAAAGGCAGGGTGATTAGGGGAAGTGTCGAGTGGTAAGTGAGCAGTGGAAGTTCTAAGCCGCGAAAAGGCGCAGGAGGGCGCAAAAGTTGGAGGAAAGGCAGGTGCCGAGTGATCAGTGAGCAGTGATCAGTGGAAGAGGTTTGCGGGGGAGGATGGGGGGCGCGGAGGGGCGCGAGAAGTTGGAGGAAAGGCAGGTGCCGGGTGGTGGGGGAGTGCCGAGTGATCAGTGATCAATGGAAGAAGTTGAGATGGAGTCGTCCAATCCGGGAGAGGAGGAGGAGGGGTAATCGAAACCGGGCTTGAGCGGAGGGGGTTTCGTGGGTAAGTCCCGCGCGCGATGATGCCGGGTACGCTGCCGCCGCTGAATTATCCCGAAAGCTTGCCGGTGGTCGGCATGCGGGGGGAGATCGTGGCGGCGATCCGGGCGAATCCGGTGGTGGTGGTGGTGAGCGAGACGGGCTCCGGGAAGACGACGCAGCTGCCGAAGATGGTGGCGGAGGCGCTGGAGGGCTCGACGCGGAAGATCGGGTGCACGCAACCGCGGCGGATCGCGGCGGCGAGCGTGTCGAAGCGGGTGGCGGAGGAGCTGAAGACGCCGCTGGGGAGCTTCGTGGGCTACCAGGTGCGCTTCGAGGACAAGATCTCGAAGGAGACGCGGGTGAAATTCATGACGGACGGGATCCTGCTGGCGGAGACGCAGGGGGATCCGGAGCTGAGGCAGTATGATGCGCTGATCCTGGACGAGGCGCACGAGCGCTCGCTGAACATCGACTTCCTGCTGGGGTATCTGAAGCGGCTGTTAGAGCGACGGAAGGACCTGAAGGTGGTGATCTCCTCGGCGACGCTGGATGCGGGGTCCTTCGCGGCGTTCTTCAATGGCGCGCCGGTGCTGCAGGCGGAGGGCAGGACTTTCGGAGTGGAGGAGTTTTTCCTGCCGCCGGATGAGGATGAAGAGCTGGCGCGGCAGGTGCCACGGGCGGTGGATTGGCTGACGGATGTGGATCCGAACGGCGATGTGCTGGTCTTCCTGCCGGGGGAGCGCGAGATCCGCGACTGTGCGGATGCGCTGGACGGGCGGAAGTATCGGAACACGGAGATCCTGCCGCTCTTCGCGCGGCTGGGACTGGGGGACCAGCAGCGGATTTTCAATCCGGGATCGCGGCGGCGAATCATCCTGGCGACGAACGTGGCGGAGACTTCGCTGACGATCCCGGGGATCGTCAGCGTGGTGGATAGCGGGCTGGCGCGGGTGAGCCGGTGGAGTCCGGGTCGCGGGGTGCAGCGCTTGCAGATCGAGGAGGTATCGCAGGCAAGTGCGCGGCAGCGGAAGGGGCGCTGCGGCCGTGTGCGGGAGGGGGTGTGCGTGCGGCTCTACTCGGAAGAGAATCTGGCGGAGCGGGCGGAATTCACGGATCCGGAGATCCGGCGGAGTTCGCTGGCGGGAGTGATCCTGCGGATGAAATCGCTGGGGCTGCCGGACATCGAGGAGTTTCCCTTCCTAGATCCGCCGGCACCGAAGGCGATCTCCGAGGGTTATCGTACTTTGCGCGAGGTGGGGGCGCTGGACAAGGACAAGCAGCTGACGGAAGCCGGCCGGATGATGGCTCGGATGCCGGTGGATCCGCGGCTTGCGCGGATGCTGTTAGAGGCGCGTCACGAACATTGCCTGGCGGAGATCCTGCCGATCGTGGCGGGCTTGGAATCGAACGATCCGAAGGAGCGTCCGGCGGAGAAAACGAAGGAGGCGGATGCGGCGCATGCGCGCTGGAAGGATGCGGAGAGCGACTTCCGCGGGATGCTGCGGCTGTGGCTGGATGTGCAGCGTTTCCGCGAGGGGCGGGGCTGGAAGCGCAACCAGCTGCGGAAGTATTGCGGCGAGGCTTTCCTGAATTACCGGCGGGTGCAGGAGTGGGCGAACGTGCATGACGAGCTGAAGGAGCTGGTGGAGCGCGAGCTGCGCTGGCAGGTGAAGCCGCTGGCAGGGAGCACCGAGAAATCGGCGGCGTATGATAATTTTCACCGGGCGCTGCTGGCCGGGGTGCCGCGGCAGTTCGGGCTATGGGATCGTGATGAGCGGGCGTATCGCAGTGCGAGCGGCGGGCACTTCGCGGTGTTCCCGGGGTCCGGGCTTTTCGGCGGGAAGAAGTGGGACTGGGTGATGGCGATGGAGCTGGTGGACACGACGCGGCTGTGGGCGCGGCGGGTGGCACGGATCGATCCCGCGTGGGTGGAGAAGGTGGCGCCGCACCTGTGCACGAGCCGCTATGGCGAGGGCTATTGGGACGAGCAGCAGGGGGCGGTGTATGCGAAGGAGACGGTGACCTGCGGCGGTCTGCCGATCGTGGCGGGCCGGCGGGTGCACTACGGGCGGATCGATCCGGCGGGGGCGCGGCGGATCTTCGTGGCGGAGGGGCTGATGCAGGGGAAGGTGCGCGGGAAGTCGCGGGCGCTGGAGCGACTGGCGTCGCTGAAGGAGGAGATAGAGGGGATCGAGCAGAAGCTGCGTCGGCCGGGAGGCTTGTGGAGCGAGGAGGCGATCTTGGATTTCTTCGAGAGCCGCTTGCCGGGGAACATGCACACGACGAAGGCGTGGCTCGACTGGCAGGCGAAGCATGAGGACAGCGTGATGCCGGGGGCGGGAGATGTGGTGCTGGAGGATCTGGAGGCGCTGGATCTGGAGGGGTATCCGGATTGGCTGGGGCATGCGGGGGAGGAGTATGCGCTCTACTATCGAACGGCTCCGGGCGAGCGAGACGATGGGGTGACGCTGGGCGTGCACATCGATCAATTGCCGCGGCTGCCCGAGTGGCTGCCGGGCTGGGGGGTTCCGGGCGACATGGCGTGGCGGGTGGAGTGGATGATCCGCTCGCTGCCGAAGGATTTGCGTCGCGAGTGCCAGCCGGTGGCGGAGGCGGCGCAGGGATTCGCGGACGAGTGGCGCTACAAGGAAGCGGATGCCGCGCTGGAAGTACGATTGGCGCAGTATTTGACGAAGTTTTCGGGATACGAAATCACGCCGCGGAGCTTCGACATCGAGAGGATGCCGGAGGAACTGGTGACGAAGGTGTGGGTGTGCGATGATGAGGAGCGTGAGCTGGCATTCGGCAAGGATGTGCGGGCGCTGCAGGCGAAGCTGGGGAAGGTGGTGACGGATCGCTTCGAGGCGGCGGCGAATGCGGAGTGGGAGCGGCGCGGGATGAAGGAGTGGACGGAGGGGGAGGTGCCGGAGCGGGTGGAGACACCGGCGGGTCCGGCTTATCCGGCGTTGATCGACGAGGGGAGCTCGGTGGGGGTGAAGGCGTTTTTGAATCCGGCGGAGGCGGCGGAGTCGCACCGGGCCGGGCAGGTGCGCTTGCTGATGCTGGCGCAGGCGGATCAGGTGAATTACTTGAAGAAGAAGTATCCGCTGGGGCTGATGGCGAAGGTGGAGCTGCCGCGGATGGGGACATCGATGGATGACCTGATCGCGCTGGCGGGCGAGGGGGCGTTGGGCGGGAAGCGGTATGCGAGCCCGCAGGATTTCGCGGCGAAGCTGAAGGATGCGAAGGGGCGTTGGTTCGAGGCGGCGACGGCGATTTCGAAATCGCTGGATGCGAGCTTCGAGGCGGTGGGGCCGGTGCGGCAGTGGATCCATGACAATCGGAAGGACCGGCATCTGGCGGCGGTCGCGACGGACTTGGAGGAGGAGCTGACGTGGCTGCTGCGGTCACGCTTCGTGTGGCGTGCGGGGTATCTGCGGATGCGCTCGCATGACCGCTACTTGCGCGGGATGCGGTCGCGACTGGGGCGGATTGCGAGCCTGCCGCTGGTGAAGGATTTGGAGAAGATGGAGCGGGTGCGGAAGTATTGGCAGCCGTGGTTCATCGCGTGGACGAAGCGTCCGGAGGATCCGGGGCTGTGGGAGTATGGCTGGCTGCTGGAGGAGTTCCGGCTGTCGCTTTTTGCTCCCGATATCCCGGTGGAGATGAAAGTATCCGAGAAGCGTCTGAGCGAGGGGTTCCCGCTTTGAGCCGCGCCTTCACCTTGCCAGATCATGTCCGGATCACCCATGCCATCGCGCGGAAGCCTCGTGGTGGAATGCGTGCGGGTGATGAAGTTGCGGATCGAGGGCGGGGAGTGGGGGAAGCTGCTTCCCGGCGAGCGGCGCTTGGCCGAGGCCTTGCAGGTGGGGCGGGACACGATCCGTCTGGCGCTGCTGCAACTGGAGCGGGAGGGCGTCTTGCAGGAGGCGGATGCCGGGGCGCGGCGGCGGATCATCGGGGTGCGTCCGGCGGCGGTAAAAGCGAAGGCGCTGCGGATTGGGATGCTGGCGCACCGGCGGCTGGAGCAACTGCCGCAGCCGGTGTTGCTGGAGGTGGATGACATCCGGCGCGCGCTGGCGGACAAGGGTGGATCGCTCGAGGTGTTCTCGCCGTCGTGGTATGAGCAGCGAAGTCCGGCGAAGCGGCTGGCAGTGCTGTTAGAAGAGGAACCGTGCAGTGCCTGGATCCTGCTGCGTTCAAGCGCGGCGGTGCAGCAGTGGTTCATGGAGCGGCGAGTGCCCTGCCTGATCCGTGGCTATCCACATCCGGGAGTGGAGCTGCCGCATCTGGATGTCGACTGGCAGGCGACGGCGCGGCATGCAGCCGGGCAGTTGTGGCGGATGGGTCACCGGCGGGTGGTGGTGCTTTCTCCCTCCGAGCCGTTGAAGGGTGTGGAGGCGGCGGTGCGCGGGGTGATGGAGCTGGGCGAGCCGGGATTTCATGCGACGGTGCAGGTGGAGAACGGGACGAGTGCGGGGATTGGCAAGGTGCTGACACGGGCGCTGCAGATGAAGGAGGCGCCGAGCGCGATCATCGCGACGCGGCCGCGGCAGGCGGCGACGGCGTTGACGTGGCTGGCTAGCCAAGGGATCCGCGTGCCGCAGCATCTGAGTTTGGTGACCTTGGCGTGGGAGCCTTTCCTCGATCATCTCGTGCCTGAGATCACGGGGTATCGCGCGGACACGGATGCGGTGGCGAAACTGGTGGTGCGGCGGCTGGAGCGGCTGGCCGCCGGAGATCCGAATCCGGGCGGGAACGTGTGGATCACGCCCGAGCTGGTGCCCGGTGCCTCGGTGGCCCGGGTGAAGTGAACTGGTCTGGATCCAAGACCGGTGGCGGGTGGTTGTTGTTAGGTCCTTGGTTGTCAATCGTGGTTCCGTCGAACCTCGAGAAAACAGTCCATGGATACCCGATCATACGCTTTCCTTTTCGCGGCTGTTGCGGCCGGTGCCGGCCAAGCGCAGGACCTCCGCAGCGCTACCACGGATAACCTGAACGTGGCCGGTGCCTGGGTGGACGGGACGGTGCCGGGCACGGGGGATGTCGCGACGTGGAATGCGGGGAGTGCACTCGCGGGGACCTTGGGTGCGGGGCAAACGTGGGGCGGGCTGAACTTGTCCGGGGCATCCGGGCCGGTCTCGATCACGGGTGCGTTCAATCTCGGTCTGGATCATGCGACGGACGCGAACACCGTGCTGAATACCGGGGCGAACAACTTCACGTGGGGGAGCGAGGGGGCGGCGGGACAGTTGAACCTCATCGGAGCGCTGGCCATCGCGGCGCCGGGGAACGGAAACACCGGAAATGGAGCGAGCTTCGCGGGAAGCGGGATCGTCACGCTGTCCAGCACCGGGACGAAGAACTGGTCGACGAGCGGGAGTGCCACCAGCGGCGCGAACGGTGTGAACAACGTGAGCTTCACGGGAACGCTG
This window of the Luteolibacter rhizosphaerae genome carries:
- a CDS encoding HNH endonuclease, with translation MPRGKRWTRDELTIALGIYHNLTFGQLHAKQAVIVELAEKLGRGANSVAMKLCNFASLDPALKMRGIKGLEGASALDREVWADFHGNPEEVVPESREGLRVLFGAKPEEDLEVIPKQGIRVRKKPVGETEVLLTAKQRRGQDYFRDAVLNNFGGCCGVTGMPIREFLVASHILPWRSHPEERLNVRNGLCLSRLHDAAFDRGFIAFDDDLGLMVSPALSAHFPQRAVAENFKAYAGETLAIPADGVLPDPAFLAMHRSSIFIKG
- a CDS encoding DUF4174 domain-containing protein; this translates as MKAVPILILGLTSTIFASSLEDFRWKKRILVVTQSDESIGKQLREGKAGLAERDVEIFVLQGEAGIGKVPDKELATQLRERFRPEKGKPEIILIGKDGKTVLRWEADKFTPSDLFAKVDAMPMRKDEMRKE
- a CDS encoding ADP-ribosylglycohydrolase family protein translates to MTTFAAAYQGSLAADALAMPVHWYYNREWLRRDYGVVDRFVAPRNPHPEGYMQKLRWEPLNEKADIMHEEARYVGQKEIHYHQHLKGGENTLNFRLAAELYRWVIDRGDYDVDAWLEHYLILMLMPGWNKDTYIEECHRNFFASYAEGKPPRECGVADKHIGGLAAVPALLAALEVTDPSLSLESLCGIVRVHVGLTHPHEETLRAAVTLVKVLYAIKRGASVREAIRLEAADWLRAEEIEGWIAAGEEDNHVVGERFSSACYVEDSVPSSLYLAWKYHDDFKAGLVANAMAGGDNCHRGAFVGSVLAAGCGGSLLDFSVQFSGKAG
- the hrpA gene encoding ATP-dependent RNA helicase HrpA, with the protein product MMPGTLPPLNYPESLPVVGMRGEIVAAIRANPVVVVVSETGSGKTTQLPKMVAEALEGSTRKIGCTQPRRIAAASVSKRVAEELKTPLGSFVGYQVRFEDKISKETRVKFMTDGILLAETQGDPELRQYDALILDEAHERSLNIDFLLGYLKRLLERRKDLKVVISSATLDAGSFAAFFNGAPVLQAEGRTFGVEEFFLPPDEDEELARQVPRAVDWLTDVDPNGDVLVFLPGEREIRDCADALDGRKYRNTEILPLFARLGLGDQQRIFNPGSRRRIILATNVAETSLTIPGIVSVVDSGLARVSRWSPGRGVQRLQIEEVSQASARQRKGRCGRVREGVCVRLYSEENLAERAEFTDPEIRRSSLAGVILRMKSLGLPDIEEFPFLDPPAPKAISEGYRTLREVGALDKDKQLTEAGRMMARMPVDPRLARMLLEARHEHCLAEILPIVAGLESNDPKERPAEKTKEADAAHARWKDAESDFRGMLRLWLDVQRFREGRGWKRNQLRKYCGEAFLNYRRVQEWANVHDELKELVERELRWQVKPLAGSTEKSAAYDNFHRALLAGVPRQFGLWDRDERAYRSASGGHFAVFPGSGLFGGKKWDWVMAMELVDTTRLWARRVARIDPAWVEKVAPHLCTSRYGEGYWDEQQGAVYAKETVTCGGLPIVAGRRVHYGRIDPAGARRIFVAEGLMQGKVRGKSRALERLASLKEEIEGIEQKLRRPGGLWSEEAILDFFESRLPGNMHTTKAWLDWQAKHEDSVMPGAGDVVLEDLEALDLEGYPDWLGHAGEEYALYYRTAPGERDDGVTLGVHIDQLPRLPEWLPGWGVPGDMAWRVEWMIRSLPKDLRRECQPVAEAAQGFADEWRYKEADAALEVRLAQYLTKFSGYEITPRSFDIERMPEELVTKVWVCDDEERELAFGKDVRALQAKLGKVVTDRFEAAANAEWERRGMKEWTEGEVPERVETPAGPAYPALIDEGSSVGVKAFLNPAEAAESHRAGQVRLLMLAQADQVNYLKKKYPLGLMAKVELPRMGTSMDDLIALAGEGALGGKRYASPQDFAAKLKDAKGRWFEAATAISKSLDASFEAVGPVRQWIHDNRKDRHLAAVATDLEEELTWLLRSRFVWRAGYLRMRSHDRYLRGMRSRLGRIASLPLVKDLEKMERVRKYWQPWFIAWTKRPEDPGLWEYGWLLEEFRLSLFAPDIPVEMKVSEKRLSEGFPL
- a CDS encoding substrate-binding domain-containing protein, whose amino-acid sequence is MSGSPMPSRGSLVVECVRVMKLRIEGGEWGKLLPGERRLAEALQVGRDTIRLALLQLEREGVLQEADAGARRRIIGVRPAAVKAKALRIGMLAHRRLEQLPQPVLLEVDDIRRALADKGGSLEVFSPSWYEQRSPAKRLAVLLEEEPCSAWILLRSSAAVQQWFMERRVPCLIRGYPHPGVELPHLDVDWQATARHAAGQLWRMGHRRVVVLSPSEPLKGVEAAVRGVMELGEPGFHATVQVENGTSAGIGKVLTRALQMKEAPSAIIATRPRQAATALTWLASQGIRVPQHLSLVTLAWEPFLDHLVPEITGYRADTDAVAKLVVRRLERLAAGDPNPGGNVWITPELVPGASVARVK